In a single window of the Gossypium hirsutum isolate 1008001.06 chromosome D02, Gossypium_hirsutum_v2.1, whole genome shotgun sequence genome:
- the LOC121214621 gene encoding uncharacterized protein, with protein sequence MASSSSFFRQLSGKQGWKSKSLRWGVNNKNNICGGCETSLKAHQMEGLDMYGNGGAGSGDDGLVLRKRVMVLVDKSSHSRHAMMWALTHVANKGDLLTLLHVIPPTPNCSHSPSSFTYLANSLGSLCKACKPEVEVEALIIQGPKLWTVKSQVKKLGVSVLVVGQRRQSPLLTLCLGGSRQNDEFVEQCIKTIDRHCLTIGVRRQSNGLGGYLITTRWLNNFWLLA encoded by the exons ATGGCAAGTTCGTCTTCATTTTTTAGGCAGCTAAGTGGCAAACAAGGTTGGAAATCTAAATCCTTGCGTTGGGGAGTGAACAACAAGAACAATATTTGTGGTGGGTGTGAGACAAGCTTAAAAGCTCATCAAATGGAAGGTCTTGACATGTACGGCAATGGTGGTGCTGGTAGTGGTGATGATGGGTTGGTTTTAAGGAAGAGAGTGATGGTTTTAGTGGACAAAAGCTCACATTCTAGGCATGCAATGATGTGGGCACTCACTCATGTAGCTAACAAGGGTGATTTGCTTACTTTGCTTCATGTTATCCCTCCAACCCCCAACTGTTCACACTCCCCTTCTTCTTTTACTTATCTTGCCAACTCTCTTGGCTCACTCTGCAAAGCTTGTAAACCCGAG GTAGAAGTAGAAGCATTGATAATCCAAGGGCCGAAGCTGTGGACAGTGAAGAGCCAAGTGAAAAAGCTAGGGGTTTCAGTGTTGGTAGTGGGTCAGAGAAGGCAATCTCCATTGTTAACCTTGTG TCTAGGCGGGAGCAGGCAGAATGATGAGTTTGTTGAGCAATGTATCAAAACTATAGATCGACATTGCCTTACCATTGGGGTTAGGAGGCAGAGCAATGGCCTCGGTGGCTACCTTATCACCACCAGGTGGCTCAACAACTTTTGGCTCTTGGCTTAG